A single window of Pseudoduganella plicata DNA harbors:
- the prsK gene encoding XrtA/PEP-CTERM system histidine kinase PrsK: protein MPVGTAIFSYASAALAFAILCLLLLTGWRGRAHARAIALASGAMVLWSVTMIWLARGGQSVMLAEVVELLRQGAWSAVLLALLGHLRARREGRRSRLALCVAVAYAVVVTAVVAGRLLPSMLTFYLVTIGRVTLPVLGILLIEQLYRNRAAEERWAIKFACLGIGGIFAYDFYMYSDMLLFREMNVELWGARGIVNALTMPLIAVSLARNATWSNQIAVSRRILFHSATLVGAAVYLLAMSSAAYYLRFVGGEWGSLMQLAFLFGASVLLVSVLFSGSFRAWLRVFISKHFFRYSYDYRDEWLSFTRTLSQQGPGLGVRSIQALAALVESPGGALWLRRDGPDAQRFEPGAHWELPPATAIEPAASPFCTFMESKGWVVEVTEDDADAPTLPAWLVAMPRAWLAVPLMLHGRLFGFVVLQRPRSHVALNWEVLDLLKIAGTQAASYLAQQEADSALMLARQFDSFNRLSTFVVHDLKNLVAQLSLLTANAEKHRDNPAFQRDMQETMVYSVQKMKLMLQKLSRGATQGQARALSVEQILKQAAALKAAFEPRPVLEIVRSDAMVLADPERLERVLGHLIQNAIEATPKEGNVIVRLAADGECVTVEVSDTGHGMSEEFIRERLFKPFDSTKSAGMGVGAFESREYIQELGGSLRVHSTPLRGTTFHVTLPRWRAHAIEQAA, encoded by the coding sequence ATGCCGGTCGGTACCGCCATCTTCAGTTACGCCAGCGCTGCGCTGGCGTTTGCAATATTGTGCCTGCTCCTGCTGACGGGCTGGCGCGGCCGCGCCCACGCCCGCGCCATTGCACTGGCCAGCGGCGCCATGGTGCTGTGGAGCGTGACGATGATATGGCTGGCGCGCGGCGGCCAGTCCGTGATGCTGGCCGAAGTCGTCGAGCTGCTGCGCCAGGGGGCGTGGTCGGCCGTGCTGCTGGCGTTGCTCGGGCACCTGCGTGCCAGGCGGGAAGGGCGGCGCAGCCGCCTCGCGCTGTGCGTGGCCGTCGCGTATGCCGTGGTCGTGACGGCTGTGGTGGCCGGTCGGCTGCTGCCATCGATGTTGACGTTCTACCTCGTCACGATCGGCCGCGTGACCCTGCCCGTGCTGGGCATCCTGCTGATCGAGCAGCTGTACCGCAACCGCGCCGCCGAGGAGCGCTGGGCCATCAAGTTCGCCTGCCTCGGCATCGGCGGCATCTTCGCCTACGATTTCTACATGTACAGCGACATGCTGCTGTTCCGCGAGATGAACGTGGAGCTGTGGGGCGCGCGCGGCATCGTCAACGCGCTGACGATGCCTCTGATCGCCGTATCCCTGGCGCGCAACGCCACCTGGTCGAACCAGATCGCCGTGTCGCGCCGCATCCTGTTCCATTCGGCCACGCTGGTGGGCGCCGCCGTGTACCTGCTGGCGATGAGTTCCGCTGCCTACTACCTGCGCTTTGTCGGCGGCGAGTGGGGCTCGCTGATGCAGCTGGCGTTCCTGTTCGGCGCTTCCGTGCTGCTGGTCAGTGTGCTGTTCTCGGGCAGTTTCCGCGCCTGGCTGCGCGTCTTCATCAGCAAGCACTTCTTCCGCTACAGCTACGACTACCGCGACGAGTGGCTCAGCTTCACACGCACGCTGTCGCAGCAGGGACCGGGGCTGGGCGTGCGCAGCATTCAGGCGCTGGCGGCATTGGTCGAAAGCCCCGGCGGCGCCCTGTGGCTGCGGCGTGACGGGCCGGATGCGCAGCGCTTCGAGCCGGGCGCGCACTGGGAGCTGCCGCCCGCCACCGCCATCGAACCGGCCGCGTCGCCCTTCTGCACGTTCATGGAAAGCAAAGGCTGGGTTGTCGAAGTGACGGAGGACGACGCGGACGCGCCGACGCTGCCCGCCTGGCTGGTGGCGATGCCGCGCGCGTGGCTGGCGGTGCCGCTGATGCTGCACGGGCGGCTGTTCGGCTTTGTCGTGCTGCAGCGCCCGCGCAGCCACGTGGCGCTGAACTGGGAAGTGCTGGACCTGTTGAAGATTGCGGGCACGCAGGCGGCCAGTTATCTGGCGCAGCAGGAAGCCGACAGTGCGCTGATGCTGGCGCGCCAGTTCGATTCGTTCAACCGTCTGTCGACGTTTGTCGTGCACGACCTGAAAAACCTGGTGGCGCAACTGTCGCTGTTGACGGCCAATGCGGAAAAGCACCGCGACAATCCGGCATTCCAGCGCGACATGCAGGAGACCATGGTGTACTCGGTGCAGAAGATGAAGCTGATGCTGCAAAAGCTCAGCCGCGGCGCCACGCAGGGCCAGGCGCGCGCGCTGTCGGTTGAACAGATCCTGAAACAGGCCGCCGCGCTGAAGGCGGCGTTCGAGCCGCGGCCCGTGCTGGAGATCGTGCGGTCCGACGCGATGGTGCTGGCCGATCCGGAACGGCTCGAACGGGTGCTGGGGCACCTGATCCAGAATGCCATCGAGGCCACGCCGAAAGAGGGCAACGTTATCGTACGGCTCGCAGCGGATGGCGAATGCGTGACCGTGGAGGTCAGCGACACGGGCCACGGCATGAGCGAGGAATTCATCCGCGAGCGGCTGTTCAAGCCGTTCGATTCCACCAAGTCGGCTGGCATGGGCGTGGGCGCCTTTGAAAGCCGCGAATATATCCAGGAACTGGGCGGCAGCCTGCGTGTGCACAGCACACCGCTGCGCGGCACCACGTTCCACGTGACGTTGCCGCGCTGGCGCGCGCACGCCATCGAGCAAGCCGCCTGA
- the prsR gene encoding PEP-CTERM-box response regulator transcription factor, translated as MTQTKPKLLIIEDDPGLQKQLRWSLDAYDVAVAGDREAALAQLRRHEPAVVTMDLGLPPDPDGATEGLATLRQILALAPDTKVIVLTGNQDRSHAVNAVAMGAYDFHQKPCEPELLSLVIQRAFVLYGLQQEHRRLQQSQADSPLAGIVTRDPAMLKVCRNVEKVAPSSATVMVLGESGTGKELIARALHQLSPRSKERFMAINCAAIPETLLESELFGYEKGAFTGAVKQTKGKVELAHGGTFFLDEVGDLPMALQAKLLRFLQERVIERVGGHEEIAVDVRIICATHQNLKTLAGTGRFREDLYYRLSEIVLTIPPLRERSGDAVLLAQHFKNRICRQEGRPALTFGADALAQIAHHKWPGNVREMENCVKRAVIMASGTVITAEDLDLDTDIDQSAPRPFNLREVREKAEYQAVVAALAEVDGNIVKASELLGVSRPTLYDLLERHDIRASAA; from the coding sequence GTGACGCAAACCAAACCGAAACTCCTGATCATCGAAGACGATCCGGGCCTGCAGAAACAGCTGCGCTGGAGCCTGGACGCGTATGACGTGGCGGTGGCCGGCGACCGCGAGGCGGCGCTGGCGCAGTTGCGCCGGCATGAGCCGGCCGTCGTGACGATGGACCTGGGCCTGCCGCCCGATCCGGATGGTGCCACCGAAGGCCTCGCCACGCTGCGGCAGATCCTGGCGCTGGCACCCGACACCAAGGTCATCGTCCTGACGGGCAACCAGGACCGCAGCCACGCCGTCAACGCGGTGGCGATGGGCGCCTACGATTTTCACCAGAAGCCATGCGAACCGGAGCTCCTGAGCCTTGTCATCCAGCGCGCATTCGTGCTGTACGGCCTGCAGCAGGAGCACCGCCGGCTGCAGCAAAGCCAGGCCGATTCGCCACTGGCGGGCATCGTCACGCGCGACCCGGCCATGCTGAAGGTGTGCCGCAACGTGGAGAAGGTGGCGCCCAGTTCGGCCACCGTGATGGTGCTGGGCGAGAGCGGCACCGGCAAGGAGCTGATCGCGCGGGCGCTGCACCAGCTGAGCCCTCGTTCGAAAGAGCGCTTCATGGCGATCAATTGCGCGGCCATTCCCGAAACGCTGCTGGAAAGCGAATTGTTCGGCTACGAGAAGGGCGCGTTTACGGGCGCGGTCAAGCAGACCAAGGGCAAGGTGGAGCTGGCGCATGGCGGCACGTTCTTTCTCGACGAGGTGGGCGACCTGCCGATGGCATTGCAGGCCAAGCTGCTGCGCTTCCTGCAAGAGCGCGTCATCGAGCGGGTCGGCGGGCATGAGGAAATTGCCGTGGACGTGCGCATCATCTGCGCCACGCACCAGAACCTGAAGACGCTGGCCGGTACGGGCCGGTTCCGCGAGGACCTGTACTACCGGCTGTCGGAAATCGTACTGACGATCCCGCCGCTGCGCGAGCGCAGCGGCGACGCCGTGCTGCTGGCCCAGCATTTCAAGAACCGCATCTGCCGCCAGGAAGGACGGCCGGCGCTGACGTTCGGCGCGGACGCGCTGGCGCAGATCGCGCACCACAAGTGGCCGGGCAATGTGCGCGAGATGGAAAACTGCGTCAAGCGCGCCGTCATCATGGCCAGCGGCACCGTCATCACGGCCGAGGACCTGGACCTGGACACGGACATCGACCAGTCGGCGCCGCGCCCGTTCAACTTGCGCGAAGTGCGCGAGAAGGCCGAATACCAGGCCGTCGTGGCCGCGCTGGCCGAGGTGGATGGCAATATCGTCAAGGCATCCGAGCTGCTGGGCGTGAGTCGGCCAACGCTGTACGACCTGCTTGAACGTCACGACATCAGGGCATCCGCCGCCTGA
- a CDS encoding tetratricopeptide repeat protein: protein MTSQRMQLIAGQCKALLVLSMLGASGLAAAAPYCGDLKNGYGPFDFRSTPQSKLGVVEDFHFTEDVQTLRRGATGHIGGDLDYLLRAVPNHPRGLLTMMKLSQKLRSPQPPGAHFPTECYFERAVRFQPDDGAAWALYAQYLYGEGKDKRALEMLERAATLAPDDAAISYNLGLVYAKAKRYDAALPLAQKAYSAGFPLPGLKKILSEAGKWTEAPQ, encoded by the coding sequence ATGACGTCGCAACGGATGCAATTGATTGCCGGGCAGTGCAAGGCGCTGCTGGTTCTGTCCATGCTGGGCGCAAGCGGGCTGGCTGCGGCCGCCCCCTATTGCGGCGACCTGAAAAACGGCTACGGCCCGTTCGATTTCCGCAGCACGCCGCAGTCGAAGCTGGGTGTGGTGGAGGACTTTCACTTCACGGAAGACGTGCAGACGTTGCGGCGCGGCGCCACGGGACACATCGGCGGCGACCTCGATTATCTGCTGCGCGCCGTGCCGAACCACCCGCGCGGCCTGCTCACCATGATGAAACTGTCGCAGAAGCTGCGCAGTCCGCAACCGCCCGGCGCCCACTTTCCCACGGAATGCTATTTCGAACGGGCCGTGCGCTTCCAGCCGGACGACGGCGCCGCCTGGGCGCTGTATGCCCAGTACCTGTATGGCGAGGGCAAGGACAAGCGCGCTCTGGAAATGCTGGAGCGCGCCGCCACGCTGGCGCCGGACGATGCCGCCATCAGCTACAACCTGGGTCTCGTGTACGCGAAGGCAAAGCGGTACGACGCCGCGCTGCCGCTGGCGCAGAAGGCGTACAGTGCCGGCTTTCCCCTGCCCGGGCTGAAGAAGATCCTGTCCGAGGCCGGCAAATGGACTGAAGCGCCGCAATGA
- a CDS encoding SDR family oxidoreductase, with protein MQAVSTFEEVRAHLRGRQYCWLVTGAAGFIGSNMVEALLALGQRVTGLDNFATGYRHNLDQVRAAAGNGWTNFRFVEGDICDVAVCRAACEGVDIVLHEAALGSVTRSIEDPLSTHATNVTGFLNMLVAARDAGVQRFVYAASSSTYGDHPGLPKVEDQIGRPLSPYAVTKYANELYADVFARSYGVASIGLRYFNVFGPRQDPDGAYAAVIPQWVAAMIAGRAVIINGDGETSRDFCYIDNVVQANLLAALADAPEAVNRVYNVAAGERTSLNELYEKMRALLQGRFGHLRDSAPRYNDFRAGDVRHSQADITRARELLGYAPTHRIDAGLAQAMKWYVQHLSNIE; from the coding sequence ATGCAAGCCGTGAGCACGTTTGAGGAAGTTCGGGCGCACCTGCGCGGCCGCCAGTATTGCTGGCTGGTCACGGGGGCGGCAGGGTTTATCGGCTCCAACATGGTGGAGGCGCTGCTGGCGCTGGGCCAGCGCGTCACGGGCCTGGACAACTTTGCCACGGGCTACCGGCACAACCTGGACCAGGTCCGCGCGGCGGCCGGCAACGGCTGGACGAACTTCCGTTTCGTGGAAGGGGACATCTGCGACGTTGCCGTCTGCCGCGCCGCATGCGAGGGCGTCGACATCGTGCTGCACGAGGCGGCGCTGGGCTCCGTCACGCGCTCGATCGAAGACCCGCTCAGCACTCATGCCACCAATGTCACCGGCTTTCTCAACATGCTGGTGGCGGCGCGCGACGCGGGTGTGCAGCGCTTCGTGTATGCCGCCTCCAGTTCCACCTATGGCGACCATCCGGGTTTGCCGAAGGTGGAGGACCAGATCGGCCGGCCGCTGTCGCCGTACGCGGTCACCAAGTATGCCAACGAACTGTATGCCGACGTGTTCGCACGCAGCTATGGCGTGGCATCGATCGGGCTGCGTTACTTCAACGTGTTCGGCCCGCGCCAGGACCCGGACGGCGCCTATGCCGCCGTGATACCCCAGTGGGTGGCGGCGATGATTGCCGGCCGCGCCGTCATCATCAATGGCGACGGCGAGACAAGCCGCGATTTCTGCTACATCGACAACGTGGTGCAGGCCAATCTGCTGGCCGCGCTGGCCGACGCGCCCGAGGCAGTCAACCGCGTCTACAACGTGGCGGCGGGCGAGCGCACCAGCCTGAACGAGCTTTACGAAAAGATGCGGGCACTGTTGCAGGGCCGGTTCGGCCACCTGCGCGACAGCGCACCGCGGTACAACGATTTCAGGGCCGGCGACGTGCGCCATTCGCAGGCCGATATCACCCGGGCGCGGGAACTGTTGGGGTATGCGCCGACGCACCGCATCGACGCGGGCCTCGCGCAGGCCATGAAGTGGTACGTGCAGCACCTGTCCAACATCGAATAA
- a CDS encoding TIGR03013 family XrtA/PEP-CTERM system glycosyltransferase, translating to MLRISNHYISKVVFSLLFLEVLILIGSFYAGVGLRFYDGDDFALPQMDHFFMSACVFAAAIVFSMSALGMYQIDFKGGLRTPFFLQLMPSFVMGFCILTLVFYIAPDLYFGRGILFLVFVISGTGIVLTRAMLLKTSETRFLESRILFIGCGALAKECGELALRPSNYRKYHVAGYVRVPSEQVAVPEETLLPCEDGRSLIQLVHRNRVSEIVVSVENRRGGAFPIQELLDCKLYGIKVTDAATFFERETCQIRVASVQPSWLVFGGGFDQGFVRSFIKRGVDVIASLGLLIVSLPVMLLTALAIFVEDRAPVFYSQERVGKDGRVFRVLKFRSMYTNAEQGGTPQWAARNDPRITRVGNIIRKLRIDELPQILNVLKGEMSFVGPRPERPYFVDQLTQRVPYYNVRHSIKPGITGWAQVRYGYGDSVEDAVQKLQYDLYYVKNNSLFLDVLVLIDTFKVVVFRGGR from the coding sequence ATGTTAAGAATATCCAATCACTACATCTCGAAGGTAGTGTTCAGCCTGTTGTTCCTGGAAGTGCTGATCCTGATCGGTTCGTTCTACGCGGGCGTGGGCCTGCGCTTCTACGACGGCGACGATTTCGCATTGCCGCAGATGGATCACTTCTTCATGTCGGCGTGCGTGTTCGCCGCCGCCATCGTGTTCAGCATGAGCGCCCTCGGCATGTACCAGATCGATTTCAAGGGCGGCCTGCGTACGCCATTCTTCCTGCAGCTGATGCCGTCGTTCGTGATGGGCTTCTGTATCCTGACGCTGGTGTTCTATATCGCGCCCGACTTGTACTTCGGCCGCGGCATCCTGTTCCTCGTGTTCGTGATCTCCGGCACGGGCATCGTGCTGACGCGCGCCATGCTGCTCAAGACCTCCGAGACGCGGTTCCTGGAATCGCGCATCCTCTTCATCGGCTGCGGCGCGCTGGCAAAGGAGTGCGGCGAACTGGCGCTGCGGCCGAGTAACTACCGCAAGTACCACGTGGCCGGCTATGTACGCGTACCGTCCGAACAGGTCGCGGTGCCGGAAGAGACGCTGCTGCCGTGCGAGGATGGCCGCTCGCTGATACAGCTGGTGCACCGCAACCGCGTCAGCGAAATCGTCGTCTCGGTGGAAAACCGGCGCGGAGGGGCCTTCCCCATTCAGGAGCTGCTCGACTGCAAACTGTATGGCATCAAGGTTACCGATGCCGCCACGTTCTTCGAACGCGAGACGTGCCAGATCCGCGTGGCTTCGGTCCAGCCCAGCTGGCTGGTATTCGGCGGCGGCTTCGACCAGGGCTTCGTGCGCAGCTTCATCAAGCGCGGCGTCGACGTCATCGCCAGCCTGGGGCTTCTGATCGTTTCGCTGCCTGTCATGCTGCTGACGGCGCTGGCCATCTTTGTCGAGGACCGCGCGCCGGTGTTTTATTCGCAGGAGCGGGTTGGCAAGGACGGCCGTGTGTTTCGCGTGCTGAAGTTCCGCAGCATGTACACCAACGCGGAGCAGGGCGGCACGCCGCAGTGGGCGGCCCGCAACGATCCGCGCATCACCCGCGTCGGCAACATCATCCGCAAGCTGCGCATCGACGAGCTGCCGCAGATTCTCAATGTGCTGAAAGGCGAGATGAGCTTCGTGGGGCCGCGCCCCGAGCGGCCGTACTTTGTCGACCAGCTGACGCAGCGGGTGCCGTATTACAACGTACGGCACAGCATCAAGCCGGGCATCACGGGCTGGGCGCAGGTGCGCTACGGTTACGGCGACTCCGTCGAGGACGCAGTGCAGAAGCTGCAGTACGACCTGTACTACGTGAAGAACAACAGTCTGTTTCTCGACGTGCTGGTGCTGATCGACACGTTCAAGGTGGTCGTGTTCCGGGGCGGGCGGTGA
- a CDS encoding glycosyltransferase, with protein MHRAFALDTSRHLALGGRYPRWLALPDRWVSWVFGAVPAGQKLIRRHRPEAIWSTYPIASAHLIGLVLAKLTGLPWIADMRDPMTDVDYPVNPLTRRVYRWIEDRAVRHSCAVVCTTAGAVRNYQQRYPDVPPERFLLVENGYDEENFNGAPNPPPRDPAAPFTLVHSGIVYPSERDPVELFAALAALQAAGQLRPGELRVVLRATAHDEYLAGLIARHGIGAFVTLAPHIPYREALAEMLGADGLLVLQAANCNHQIPAKLYEYLRAGRPVLALTDPVGDTAGALLQAGIDTIAPLDRRDLIAQALLRFIGQVRAGTAPVATPSAVAGASRRARAAQLARLLDQLAARGVTNPVPNQAEEI; from the coding sequence GTGCACCGCGCCTTCGCCCTCGACACGTCGCGCCACCTGGCCCTGGGCGGCCGCTACCCGCGCTGGCTGGCGCTGCCGGACCGCTGGGTATCGTGGGTCTTCGGCGCCGTGCCGGCCGGCCAGAAACTGATCCGCCGCCATCGTCCGGAGGCGATCTGGTCGACGTACCCGATCGCCAGCGCGCACCTGATCGGCCTGGTGCTGGCGAAGCTGACAGGCCTGCCGTGGATCGCCGACATGCGCGATCCGATGACGGACGTCGACTATCCCGTCAATCCGCTGACGCGCCGGGTCTATCGCTGGATCGAGGACCGCGCCGTGCGGCACAGTTGCGCCGTCGTCTGCACCACCGCCGGCGCCGTGCGCAACTACCAGCAACGCTACCCAGACGTGCCGCCCGAGCGCTTCCTCCTGGTGGAGAACGGCTATGATGAGGAGAATTTCAACGGCGCGCCTAACCCGCCGCCGCGCGATCCGGCCGCGCCGTTTACCCTGGTCCACAGCGGCATCGTCTATCCGTCCGAACGCGACCCGGTAGAGCTGTTCGCGGCGCTCGCCGCGCTGCAGGCAGCCGGACAGCTGCGTCCCGGCGAGCTGCGCGTGGTACTGCGCGCCACCGCGCACGACGAGTACCTGGCAGGCCTGATCGCCCGACACGGCATCGGGGCCTTCGTCACGCTGGCGCCCCATATTCCGTACCGCGAAGCGCTGGCCGAGATGCTGGGCGCGGACGGGCTGCTGGTACTGCAGGCGGCCAACTGCAATCACCAGATCCCCGCTAAACTGTACGAATACCTGCGCGCCGGGCGGCCCGTGCTGGCGCTGACCGATCCGGTCGGCGACACGGCCGGCGCCCTGTTGCAGGCGGGGATCGATACGATCGCACCACTGGACCGGCGCGACCTGATCGCCCAGGCGCTGCTGCGTTTCATCGGGCAAGTGCGCGCCGGCACCGCCCCCGTGGCGACGCCGTCCGCGGTGGCGGGCGCGTCACGCCGCGCACGGGCGGCACAGCTGGCGCGGCTGCTGGACCAGTTGGCCGCCCGGGGCGTCACCAATCCCGTGCCCAATCAAGCGGAGGAAATATGA
- a CDS encoding nucleotide sugar dehydrogenase has product MKDDAIVAVVGLGYVGLPLAVEFGKQRPTIGFDLSAAKIENYQRFIDPTGEVSSADLRAATGLSVTTDPAALAQADFVVVAVPTPVDSAHNPDFGPLIGASTSVGKHMKRGAIVVYESTVYPGATEEICVPLLEKHSGMKWKDDFHIGFSPERINPGDKQHTLTTILKVVSGDDAPTLDAIAGLYESIVTAGVYRASSVKVAEAAKVIENTQRDLNIALMNELAIIFDKIGIDTLEVLQAAGTKWNFLPFRPGLVGGHCIGVDPYYLTHKAEMIGYHPQVILAGRRINDGMAKFVAEKTVKQLIASGSHIKGAKVNVLGLTFKENCPDLRNSKVAEMVAELRSYGLDVHVHDPVAESTDAMHEYGITLEPWERLPQADAVVAAVSHKELLALSLTDLMEKLNQGGCFIDVKSQFNLSGLTEAGFSVWRL; this is encoded by the coding sequence ATGAAAGATGACGCGATCGTAGCGGTGGTCGGGCTCGGCTATGTCGGCCTGCCTTTGGCAGTAGAGTTCGGAAAGCAGCGGCCGACTATCGGGTTTGACCTGTCGGCAGCGAAAATTGAGAATTATCAAAGGTTTATCGATCCCACAGGGGAAGTGTCGTCGGCCGATCTGCGCGCCGCGACGGGCCTGTCGGTTACCACCGACCCCGCCGCGCTGGCCCAGGCGGACTTCGTTGTCGTGGCGGTGCCGACCCCTGTCGACTCCGCCCATAATCCCGATTTCGGCCCGCTGATCGGTGCTTCCACCAGCGTTGGCAAACATATGAAACGCGGGGCGATCGTCGTCTATGAATCGACCGTCTACCCGGGTGCCACGGAGGAAATCTGTGTTCCTCTATTGGAAAAACATTCAGGAATGAAATGGAAGGACGACTTCCATATTGGTTTCTCGCCAGAACGTATTAATCCGGGCGATAAACAGCACACTTTGACTACCATATTAAAAGTCGTGTCCGGCGACGATGCGCCGACGCTCGACGCCATTGCCGGTCTGTATGAATCGATCGTCACGGCCGGTGTCTATCGTGCCTCCAGCGTGAAGGTGGCCGAAGCGGCCAAGGTCATCGAAAACACCCAGCGCGACCTGAATATTGCCCTGATGAACGAGCTGGCGATCATCTTCGACAAGATCGGCATCGACACGCTGGAAGTGCTGCAGGCGGCGGGCACGAAGTGGAACTTCCTGCCGTTCCGCCCCGGGCTCGTTGGCGGTCACTGCATCGGCGTCGATCCCTACTACCTGACCCACAAGGCCGAAATGATCGGCTATCACCCGCAGGTAATCCTGGCCGGGCGCCGCATCAACGATGGCATGGCCAAGTTCGTGGCCGAGAAAACGGTGAAGCAGCTGATCGCCTCGGGCTCCCACATCAAGGGCGCCAAGGTGAACGTGCTGGGCCTGACCTTCAAGGAAAACTGCCCGGACCTGCGCAATTCGAAAGTGGCGGAAATGGTGGCGGAGCTGCGTTCTTACGGCCTGGACGTGCACGTGCACGACCCGGTCGCCGAAAGCACTGACGCGATGCACGAATACGGCATCACGCTGGAGCCGTGGGAGCGCCTGCCGCAGGCCGATGCCGTCGTGGCAGCCGTGTCGCACAAGGAGCTGCTGGCGCTGTCGCTGACCGATCTGATGGAAAAACTGAACCAGGGCGGCTGCTTCATCGACGTCAAGTCGCAGTTCAACCTGTCCGGTTTGACGGAAGCCGGCTTTTCCGTCTGGCGCCTGTAG